One Cryobacterium psychrophilum DNA segment encodes these proteins:
- a CDS encoding UTRA domain-containing protein, whose protein sequence is MSPLRGVRENCCAELPKFPWLPAARVRPLLVVDFADTALYKELRERCGITLDGGREEIRADTAAATDLKSLDCAVGAPIFRISRIGFHQGSALELRCSRIRGDRLVVTATFGEGVPDS, encoded by the coding sequence ATGAGCCCGCTCAGGGGCGTGCGCGAAAATTGTTGCGCTGAACTCCCAAAATTTCCCTGGCTCCCCGCCGCTCGCGTGCGCCCCCTGCTCGTCGTGGACTTTGCCGACACCGCTCTGTACAAGGAACTTCGGGAACGCTGTGGCATCACGCTGGACGGAGGGCGAGAGGAGATTCGCGCCGACACGGCGGCAGCCACCGATCTGAAGAGCCTTGACTGCGCCGTCGGCGCTCCGATATTTCGCATTAGTAGGATCGGCTTTCATCAGGGATCCGCGCTGGAGTTGCGGTGCAGTCGCATCCGCGGCGATCGTTTGGTGGTGACGGCAACCTTCGGCGAAGGAGTACCAGACTCGTAG
- a CDS encoding potassium channel family protein — protein MTQQRWQKNAEWPLTIAAIVFLVAYAWEVIADLEGVAGVTAESIIWATWVIFMVDYVANLALAPQRWGWFRGHIFDLLVVVLPVLRPLRLLRVITLLTVLKRTAGAAFRERVVVYVAGASILLVFVASLAVLDADRSAPNSNITTFGDALWWAFVTITTVGYGDFSPVTDAGRLIAGGLMLGGIALLGVVTATLASWIVERVAQQEEDSRVATHGEIRALVQQIAELQATLDATAKTESSRASTTGH, from the coding sequence ATGACCCAACAACGCTGGCAGAAGAATGCCGAGTGGCCCCTGACGATCGCGGCAATTGTCTTCCTCGTCGCCTACGCATGGGAGGTTATCGCCGATCTGGAAGGCGTCGCAGGAGTGACCGCCGAGTCGATAATCTGGGCCACGTGGGTGATCTTCATGGTTGACTACGTGGCCAACCTCGCTCTCGCTCCTCAGCGTTGGGGATGGTTTCGCGGTCACATCTTTGACCTCCTCGTCGTCGTGCTTCCTGTTCTCAGGCCGCTGCGTCTGCTGCGGGTCATCACCCTGTTGACCGTTTTGAAACGAACTGCCGGGGCGGCGTTCCGTGAACGTGTCGTGGTTTACGTTGCCGGAGCTTCAATCTTGCTCGTTTTCGTCGCTTCCCTGGCCGTGCTGGACGCCGATCGATCCGCTCCCAACTCGAACATCACGACCTTTGGTGATGCACTGTGGTGGGCCTTCGTCACGATTACAACTGTCGGGTATGGAGACTTCTCACCCGTCACGGATGCCGGACGCCTGATTGCCGGCGGACTGATGCTCGGGGGCATTGCGCTTCTCGGCGTCGTGACCGCAACTCTCGCCTCCTGGATCGTTGAGCGCGTCGCCCAACAGGAAGAGGATTCGCGAGTCGCAACGCACGGAGAGATCAGGGCATTGGTCCAGCAGATCGCAGAGCTTCAAGCGACCCTCGACGCGACCGCGAAGACCGAGTCCTCAAGAGCCTCAACCACGGGCCACTGA
- a CDS encoding MarR family winged helix-turn-helix transcriptional regulator: MSVTDEMVCFSLYAATRATNQAYRALLEPWKLTYPQYLVLVTLWIEGDQTVSSLGEHLQLDSGTLSPLLRRMEQAGLVRRERRHPDERVVTVMIGDRGRELRAELAHIPATIAAGTGLPDELSAAGLIETLHRLTETMHAVGTRQTVKDTETKEEQHR; encoded by the coding sequence ATGTCCGTAACCGATGAGATGGTGTGTTTCTCCCTCTACGCCGCCACCCGAGCGACGAACCAGGCCTACCGCGCCCTGCTCGAACCGTGGAAGTTGACGTATCCGCAGTACCTCGTACTGGTGACGCTGTGGATCGAAGGCGATCAGACGGTGTCCTCGCTGGGCGAGCACCTGCAGCTGGATTCGGGAACACTCTCACCGCTGCTCCGACGGATGGAGCAGGCGGGCCTGGTCCGTCGCGAGCGACGGCACCCCGACGAGCGCGTCGTGACCGTGATGATCGGCGATCGCGGCCGTGAACTCCGGGCCGAACTGGCCCACATACCGGCCACAATCGCCGCCGGCACCGGACTGCCCGACGAACTATCCGCCGCCGGGCTCATCGAAACACTTCACCGCCTCACCGAGACGATGCACGCCGTGGGCACACGGCAAACGGTCAAAGACACTGAAACGAAAGAAGAACAGCACAGATGA
- a CDS encoding organic hydroperoxide resistance protein, with protein sequence MNVLYTAEAISTGAGRDGRVATSDDSFVLDLAIPKEMGGFGSGSGTNPEQLFAAGYAACFHSALQSVARAQKLKLSDSSVGGRVQISPNGEGGYQLAVLLEVILPGIEPDQAQELADAAHQVCPYSNATRGNIDVTITISED encoded by the coding sequence ATGAACGTCCTCTACACCGCAGAAGCCATCTCAACGGGCGCCGGCCGTGACGGGCGCGTCGCCACCAGCGACGACTCGTTCGTCCTCGACCTTGCCATCCCGAAGGAGATGGGCGGCTTCGGCTCCGGCTCCGGTACGAATCCCGAGCAGCTCTTCGCCGCGGGGTATGCCGCGTGCTTCCACTCGGCTCTGCAGTCCGTCGCCCGCGCCCAGAAGCTGAAGCTCTCGGACTCATCGGTCGGCGGCCGCGTGCAGATCAGTCCGAACGGTGAGGGCGGCTACCAGCTCGCGGTGCTGCTGGAGGTCATACTGCCCGGGATCGAGCCCGACCAGGCGCAGGAGCTCGCGGATGCAGCCCACCAGGTGTGCCCGTACTCCAACGCGACGCGCGGCAACATCGATGTCACGATCACGATCTCGGAGGACTGA
- a CDS encoding zinc-binding dehydrogenase yields MRALVQHEFGDPAVVLAVEERPLPQPGPGQVRVRTLLSPIHNHDLWTVRGIYGFKPALPALAGTEAVGVVDALGAGVDQLDLGQRVATGGTFGLWTEHFVADAAGLIRVPDALPDESAAQFVAMPFSAISLLHSLDLREGDWLIQNAANGAVGRMVAQLGAARGINVVGLVRRAGGVNELRTQGIERVIATDTDDWRDKLAEITGGAPLHVGIDSVGGTSAGDIMSVLATNGTLVVFGAMASPTLEIASGDIIFKQAAVKGFWGSVVSREMPADIKGQLFQELMGRVLDGTLTLPVAATYDISEISAAVAASGEAGRVGKVLLRA; encoded by the coding sequence ATGCGCGCCCTCGTTCAGCACGAGTTTGGTGACCCCGCCGTTGTCCTCGCGGTCGAGGAACGTCCCCTCCCGCAGCCCGGCCCCGGCCAGGTCCGCGTGCGCACCCTCCTCTCACCCATTCACAACCATGATCTGTGGACCGTGCGCGGCATCTACGGCTTCAAGCCCGCCCTGCCCGCCCTGGCCGGAACCGAGGCCGTCGGCGTCGTGGATGCGCTCGGTGCCGGCGTCGATCAGCTCGACCTTGGCCAGCGGGTGGCCACGGGGGGAACCTTTGGCCTGTGGACCGAGCACTTCGTAGCCGACGCTGCGGGACTCATCCGGGTGCCGGATGCGCTGCCCGACGAGTCCGCGGCCCAGTTCGTCGCCATGCCCTTTAGCGCCATCAGCCTCCTGCACTCGCTCGACCTCCGCGAGGGCGATTGGCTCATTCAGAATGCCGCCAACGGCGCAGTAGGCCGGATGGTCGCCCAGCTGGGTGCGGCGCGTGGCATCAATGTCGTCGGGCTCGTTCGTCGAGCAGGCGGTGTCAACGAGCTCCGCACCCAGGGCATCGAGCGCGTCATTGCCACCGACACCGACGACTGGCGTGACAAGCTCGCTGAGATCACCGGCGGCGCGCCCCTCCACGTCGGCATCGACTCCGTCGGCGGGACATCCGCGGGCGACATCATGTCCGTCCTTGCGACGAACGGCACCCTCGTGGTCTTCGGCGCGATGGCGTCGCCGACCCTCGAGATCGCCTCCGGCGACATCATCTTCAAGCAGGCCGCTGTGAAGGGCTTCTGGGGCAGCGTCGTCAGCCGCGAGATGCCCGCGGACATTAAGGGACAGCTCTTTCAGGAGCTGATGGGGCGCGTTCTCGACGGCACGCTGACCCTGCCGGTCGCGGCGACGTACGACATCTCGGAGATCAGTGCCGCGGTCGCAGCGAGCGGCGAGGCTGGGCGAGTCGGCAAGGTGCTGCTGCGGGCGTGA
- a CDS encoding polymorphic toxin-type HINT domain-containing protein translates to MRGPDGGAMMAAGAGIALAGAGGSLVGDGLDQMLTVGTIDPGRLASATVAGGIAGGVIRGAFQGRTMAAGACHSFDPSTHVLMADGSTKPIKDVKLGDEVAATDPETGETTWEPVTRLHVNQDTDLTDVTVENEATGTRAVLRTTSKHPFWVADRGEWVDAADLQPGTQLLGAEAAATPRVVAVSVVPRTGEMRDLTVEKIHTYYVVAESTSVLVHNCGVGGTAASPPVLLIDSLRVPNIARNVQDALNAGHPSVLNRTTNPLKIKANRSAACAGFCGPGSTDEYPFASTVQGGVGARVRGVPLAEQRVQGGILSRFYKLNNIGPGDPFEVKVIK, encoded by the coding sequence ATGCGCGGCCCTGACGGCGGCGCGATGATGGCCGCAGGTGCGGGGATTGCTCTGGCCGGTGCCGGGGGCAGCCTGGTCGGCGATGGCCTCGACCAGATGTTGACGGTCGGCACGATCGACCCCGGCCGCCTCGCTTCCGCGACGGTCGCGGGAGGAATTGCCGGCGGTGTCATTAGGGGCGCCTTCCAAGGTCGCACCATGGCCGCAGGTGCCTGTCACAGCTTCGATCCGTCAACCCATGTCCTCATGGCAGACGGCTCCACCAAACCCATCAAGGACGTGAAACTCGGCGACGAAGTCGCTGCCACCGACCCCGAGACTGGAGAGACCACATGGGAACCGGTCACTCGGCTTCACGTCAACCAGGACACCGACCTTACCGACGTCACTGTCGAAAACGAGGCGACCGGTACGCGCGCCGTGTTGCGCACGACATCGAAGCACCCATTCTGGGTCGCAGACAGGGGCGAATGGGTTGACGCTGCGGACTTGCAACCGGGTACGCAACTGCTCGGCGCCGAGGCTGCGGCGACCCCAAGAGTCGTCGCAGTGAGCGTCGTACCCAGGACTGGAGAGATGCGCGACCTGACAGTCGAGAAAATTCACACCTACTATGTCGTCGCCGAGAGCACGTCAGTACTCGTTCACAACTGCGGCGTTGGTGGCACGGCCGCGTCGCCCCCGGTTCTGTTGATCGACTCCCTGAGAGTGCCGAACATCGCCCGAAATGTGCAAGACGCCTTGAACGCGGGTCATCCAAGCGTCCTGAACCGGACAACGAATCCACTGAAAATCAAGGCCAATCGCTCCGCTGCGTGTGCTGGATTCTGCGGTCCCGGAAGCACCGATGAATACCCATTCGCCTCCACAGTGCAAGGTGGCGTTGGAGCTCGAGTCCGCGGCGTTCCATTGGCAGAACAACGGGTTCAGGGCGGAATCCTATCCAGATTCTATAAGCTCAATAACATCGGACCAGGCGACCCATTCGAAGTGAAAGTAATCAAATGA